The genomic DNA TTTTATGCAATATAAATCCATTGTGTAGGCATACTGTGGTAGATTTCTGGGTGTGGTGTCCTACTGTCATGACTGTTATATTGTGAAGGCTCTATCTAAAGTcaacaataaaatatgataacaattcatgaaaatatttaataatacattttcCTGCAAAACTGATAATTGTGTGAAATATtgcaccaatttttttttagtcaaaaaGGAGTgctattatttctttcttttagtAATTATATTTAAGATTTGAGATGCGGATAAACCATCTTGAATCGACatacaataatttcaaatctttattCTTAGTGGTGGTTATGCGATGATCTATAGTCACAAGGACCGAGTGAAACCGGTGGTCATTGATTTCGCAAGAAACACAGGAGATGGTATGTATTCCTGTAGTATTACAGAGATGTACAATTTAAAAACCATAATCAAATTGACTGATGTGATGTTATTTCATTTCGAAAGTGCTGTGTGTCAATTACTAAACACGCAGATATATAGATGATTGATGTACTGAGATAAAAACTTAGGTTTGTGAAAGAATTACCTGCGACATCTATTTTGTTTGAGTCTCACTttgtgaaattcaaaaaaagtaTGTGCTTGTATTTCGAATAGGTGTATTTGGCAGCACAAACGTTCGATTACCAGCAGTTTTgaagggattggggcttgctcATTCGCTGCATGGTAAGCTTCCTTGGGACCAATTAGTATTGCCGTCGTCCAAACTGGCTCGAGAGGGATTTATAGTGGGTAACGAATTTGCTCAAGAAGTGGAGAAAAATCCGAGGATTATGGAAATTTATGGTCGGCTTGATCCTGGCCAGCATCTGAAGTTGACACCCTTAGCAGATACTTTGGATATCATAGCTAAACGTGGTTTTAATGGTATAATATCAGAAAAAGTActacgaaaatgaaatattacgaTTTGTTGGCATCACATGTACTAATCAGAGATGTATTAATTTtgtctcatttttattttttcttcctcaatATGTAAAGAATTGTACAACGGAAGTTTGTCCCAGAAATTTCGCTCTGAATCAGTGGATTTTTCGCAGCAAATGGCAAATTACAAACCGGAAATAAAAGTAGCTGatgtgatcaatttttataatcatttgGTATATTATCCACCAAATGCAAACTCACTCAAACATGCACTCCAAATGATCGATGCACTTCATATACCTAATGAGAATGCATCAACTGTAGAATCACAATGTCTTGTTGCTGATGTTTTGATAAACGATACATATTCAAGAGCTGGATCAGAGGGtgagtaataattaatttcacctGAGATGCATTACGACTTGGTCACATTTAAATGTAACAGGATCTGATTTCCATAGGAATGGAAGAAAGATTTAGCAATGTCGTTGTAATGGATGAAGTGGATTCCtacgtcattattattacgtaaGAATTTATGTAGCACAATGTATTagcaatgtttgaaaaataggtAATATACGAACAGGTAGCATGATTCTcttctataatttttatccttaTTCCAGTGGGCTAAGCGCAACGTTCGGATTAGGCAAAATATCAGATGCTGGTTTTCTCAAGGACAGTGCAGCGAGTAGCTTGAAGAAACTTACACCAGTTCTATTTTGTGATGCAGTGTCAATATGTGGATTACGTGGGATCACTTCCACCGATGATGTGCCGCTCACTGCGGAACTTTTGTACAACCTTGTAGTGCGCAAACTGAACGTTTCTAATGCTGTAGAACAACCAAGGTAAATGTCCAGCACACCTGTATTTGTTGTTTTATATCCCATCTTCTGTGTATTTTTATGCAGATTGTCCtctaaattttatgaaactaTATTGGGGAATTGGAATGAACCGAGAAATTCTCAA from Diprion similis isolate iyDipSimi1 chromosome 2, iyDipSimi1.1, whole genome shotgun sequence includes the following:
- the LOC124415966 gene encoding glutathione hydrolase 7-like isoform X1 produces the protein MNYNDRQGLTEDAPLTHARSKRFSLQCYEDGGLKVTIVTFTVLSIAITVALGLEVIYNKNVSEDKRHGAVATDSKNCSEIGTAILRKGGNAVDAAVAATICMAVVSPHKTGLGGGGYAMIYSHKDRVKPVVIDFARNTGDGVFGSTNVRLPAVLKGLGLAHSLHGKLPWDQLVLPSSKLAREGFIVGNEFAQEVEKNPRIMEIYGRLDPGQHLKLTPLADTLDIIAKRGFNELYNGSLSQKFRSESVDFSQQMANYKPEIKVADVINFYNHLVYYPPNANSLKHALQMIDALHIPNENASTVESQCLVADVLINDTYSRAGSEGMEERFSNVVVMDEVDSYVIIITGLSATFGLGKISDAGFLKDSAASSLKKLTPVLFCDAVSICGLRGITSTDDVPLTAELLYNLVVRKLNVSNAVEQPRYYVLPDGIAVESDYSHVADPTLCNSLKLNTSRQNADEILKSCNTIVKVKDTMNSHSDSRGGGHASRFQSSRSCINCAV
- the LOC124415966 gene encoding glutathione hydrolase 7-like isoform X2; this translates as MWQGLTEDAPLTHARSKRFSLQCYEDGGLKVTIVTFTVLSIAITVALGLEVIYNKNVSEDKRHGAVATDSKNCSEIGTAILRKGGNAVDAAVAATICMAVVSPHKTGLGGGGYAMIYSHKDRVKPVVIDFARNTGDGVFGSTNVRLPAVLKGLGLAHSLHGKLPWDQLVLPSSKLAREGFIVGNEFAQEVEKNPRIMEIYGRLDPGQHLKLTPLADTLDIIAKRGFNELYNGSLSQKFRSESVDFSQQMANYKPEIKVADVINFYNHLVYYPPNANSLKHALQMIDALHIPNENASTVESQCLVADVLINDTYSRAGSEGMEERFSNVVVMDEVDSYVIIITGLSATFGLGKISDAGFLKDSAASSLKKLTPVLFCDAVSICGLRGITSTDDVPLTAELLYNLVVRKLNVSNAVEQPRYYVLPDGIAVESDYSHVADPTLCNSLKLNTSRQNADEILKSCNTIVKVKDTMNSHSDSRGGGHASRFQSSRSCINCAV